The DNA sequence GACAGCTAGAGGTCCTGCACGCCCATCAGTGTGATGGCTGAATACTGAGGCTAGATGAGTATGACAAGTGCTGACAGAGGCAGATCAAGGCAGAAAATTATTGTTCTGGGGTGACTTACAATGAAGATATTCTGGAACGGGAATCTGTTTTTGCTGTGGAAGGCTAGCTACATTTAAAACATTCCCCTTCAGGGAACACATTGCTTACTTGAAAGAAACCTGTATGGGATTCTGAGAAACTTCAGTTTTAGTCTTGATGCTCTCACAAAGTTgatgtgtgactttgaacaaatcTCCTGCTTCTTTGGCCTGTCTTAGTTTGGAAAAACCAATGACTCTACCgtcattctctcttttccatctGTGCCTTAGGTGGCATTACAATAATCCCACAACttctttgggtgtttttttttttttccatctctaaatCTGAAATGGCATCATATGCCTTATTACCTTCACAAAGTTCATGGTTCAGCAAAAAGTAATATGTATGAGATAAAAATTTCAACACTCCAAATAATTACCCACTTTATTTGTGAGCTTTTTATCTCCTAACACCCTTCTGGAGAAAATGGACTGTGATAATCATTTGCATCCTTAATCAATGGCAGACAATGTGCAGAGAAGTAAACTGATGTCATCCAGTTCACAAAGCATGTTCATTGCAGAGCTGAAATTAGGAGCCCTGATTCAAGTTTCAAGTTTTACCTGACTCAAATGTCTGTGACTATGACCAATATTTGATTTCCTATCTCTTTCAAACAAGGCATTTTGTCTAATATCAATTCATAAGGCtgcaaacaattttttttgttatctGAATTCGAAATGTAAAAGAATTAGGGTGCCCTTCCTCTTTGTATTAAGACCTTTGCTGATGACACCAACTGGTCTTGGGGTGGCCTTGACTACAGGGCAGATAGGCTTGGAAGCTGGAGGGCAGAGAGCTGGAATCACTATCATCTTCCCTTCCCTACTCTTCCCAAACTATTCATGACACTTAAGGAAGATTTCAAGTGGTTATTTAAGATAATAGTACCCTGTGACCATCTGGGATGTGAGAGGCAATTATGCTTAGAGCatagttggatttttttcccctaggaaaCAATGAGATGCAGATATTAAGGGAGTGCCACTCTGGTCCTTAATGGGGGCATCCTCTCAAAATTGGTCCAGGGTCTTGTCTTTGAGGTCCCCCTCTCTAACCTAGACCTCAATAATGTAAGTCTGTGTTCATTCACTGAACACAGTTATTGGGCAACCTGATTTAAAGAACGTACCTGTATGGTAGACACACACTTGCAGGGGGAGCCCGCTGAGGTTGGAGCTCTGTGAGAGGGTGTGCTGAGTGTGAGGCTGTGTGGGAGGGCGCTCGAGGGACAGCTTGTGCAGGAGGTGGGTATCTGAATGCACAGTGTTATTTAAGGAGGTGAAAGCTGTGTTTCAGGGCAGGCTCAGGTGGGTGTGGTGGGAGGGACCCGAGGGGTCTGAATGTGCAATGTGGGTTGAAATGTCTCTGTTCTTTTGTCTGTTCCCTGTTTTCTGGGCTCAGTGATTGTCTTCAGCTCAGCTCTGTGTCCCGGCCTCCTCAGGTCAATGGCCTTGATCAGCAAGCTTATTTATTGCCTCTGTCTGTGATGCTCAGGAGTGTAAACCAAATTGGTCTCCTCCAGGGATTTGGTCTGTGACGcacattttgagagagagaatgagaaggagtGTTGATAACAGGGGGAAGAATTAGGAAAATCTTCCTTGATGACTTTTCTAGGAAAGAGTAAATGAAACAGCTGGtatattttgttttaggttttttcttcccttctcaactctttctcttttccttatttcctccctctcttctcttctctttatttctgtgtGTCTCATTGAATTCCATCTCACTGAGTATCCATAAGAATTCTGTGCTCCTGGGCAGCAAATAAGGTGGTGGGCACATGCATACATCATTGTACTATAGGCTTCATGTATAAAACATGAGTCTAAAGATAAAATTATCAAGAATTTCATGATGATGTCTGTAGAGTGTTAAGGAAAACACAAGGCCCTTCTGAACATGGGAGATATGCAAGTGCCCTGTTCATTTGCCATGAAGCCAGACCTGGTAAGAAATGACATCCATACTCTAGATAGATCCCCTCAGACACCTGAACTTCAGGCATCCATCAGGTCCCTGCAGGAATGAGTCCCTCTGTCAAAACTCATTCCAGGATTAGATTTTTCTTCCACGACTTCAGAGTACTCTACTCTCTTCCCTGGTAACATACCTCTCTCCTCTcgaattatttcaatttaatggTCTTCAGAAATTTATACTGTGGTGGCGCCCAgctggctccatcagttaagcaccctattcttgattttggctcgcgtcatgatctcaggattttgagattgagccccttggtTGGCTCTGCACTGAGAGCAATGGGCTTGGAGTATCTttgggatcctctctccctcaccctctgccccaccccacccccacgttctctctctctctctaaaataataaataaataaatcttaaaaagaataattttatatggcaatttcctaaaagaattttcaaaatattatattccCCTTTCATAACTTTGACTTGAGTCtaagaattttcattaaaagtttAATGAGTAGAAACAGCTTTAATTCCTAGTATATTGTGAatattggcatttaaaaatagaagtcctatatcataatttttaatttacccCATGGAAAGTCTATGCCCTAGAAATTTCCATCTCAGCACTACTCATTTAAAGTATATGAACAACAGTTTCTTACCtgtcagaaattttaaattattgccTTGTCTCTTTGAAGTTGGTCCACTATCCCACATGAGTATTTTTTGCTTGAATATCTCAGTATGATAACTCTTATATACTTGTAATAATACAAGgaattattttacttcctttaagACTAGTTTCCAAATGTTGAAATGTTTCATTATAACAATTATTATAATCATACACTAATCAAAGCaatatgaaaacttttaaattttataaattatagacATAAGCCTAATTtgccttgaaaatattattcctTAATGAGGTTGATGGATGATACTTTTTTCCAAATTACCTCATATATTCACAAGTCAATATTGAGTCAACGTAGTGggttcatatttatttatttattcttaattttattttcataaaagtaaGCTCTAAGGACCCTTGTTTCTGTAAAGCAACTTAGTTGGGAATGGAGAGAGTTTTGTTTCTGCATTGTGGCAAACAAACCATAATTGAGAGTAACTGCTGTAATCAACGTTGATCCTAAAGGAAGACGTTCTGGCAAAGGAGAGTGCGCTTATGTCTGTGACCGAGACCTATGAGGGGCGATTCCAGCCAGGTGGTGCCGGTATTTCTGAGGGACGTGACAGTGTGGGTTCAGAGTACAGCACAATAAAACAGTGCACTTGGGCctactgtttctttctctctctttattttttaaagattttatttatttatttgagggagagagagtgcaagcagagaggaggggcagagagagaaggagtggtAGATTCTCCGTTGGACAGGGAGCTGatgtcgggcttgatcccaggatccctgatcatgacctgagccaaaggcagacacttaaccaactgaaccacccaggcacccctggaaccTACTGTTTCTATTAGAATCAACTGCTATTGCCAAAGACAAAAACAGATGCTTGGGTGACGgtaataagaaaagaatatatatatgatttttgctgaaaaacattaatttttacataCAAAAAGTTCAACAAATTCCAAGTATGATAAACTTAAAAAGACACAGTTAACGGAAGTCAGCAAAGGACTATCCATAAAGGTACTGGAACTCTAATCAGGCTTCTATAATAACTTAATAAGGGATGAAATTATGGCTAAATGGAAACGAACCTGACTATTAGAGGAGTGGAGAGTAAAGGGAGAAAATATGGTTTTATTGCACGCTAATCATATTCCCAACACTGTCTAACTTTTAGACACCAGTTATAACAATTGTGTGAGCTCAGATAATGCAAGACTTAGACAAGTTATAAAACTGAAATAGTAATGTTTTGAGAACTTACATAACTTTTACATCCTatatttacgtatttatttagcattttatgTTTCAGACAGTATTGTAAGATTTCTACATACATTCAGTAATTTGTCAATCCTCACCACAACCTCAAGAgttaaatattatcattatcCCATTTACAGTCGACCAGAATAAGGAGAAAAGGATTTAGCAACATGCTTAAAGCACAAAACTAGTAAATGGAGGAGCCACCATTCAAACACAAACACTTTGATTCCTTTTTTCGTGCTCTTAGCCACTGCCCAAATTTTAGATTTCAGATTCAAATGCACACTgaatgttctttttgtttctcaactCACTTCCCGGTAAAATATTGCAACTATGAGGTGCAGTGTGAATTCCAGACAGGATTGCCTTTCTTCTTGGCAAATTTTAGTCCCTTCTGAGATGACAGGAAAAAATATGATCTTGTTCGGGGCAATTTAGAATTGCCCACATTCACCATCATAATCAACACATCTAATTTATCTGATCATTCTCTTCCAGTGTTTCCTCCTGGGTCTCACATGGTAGGCTCCCATCCATGTACAAGCTTCTAGACAAGTAGCCTGCCCATTTAGCAGTCTTTATCATTTCCAAGTGCTGCTTGGAACTCATACTGAGCCCTTCCTCAAGTGAAGCAGCCTCAGAAGTCGACTCCGAATCTCCTTGGTCCTGGCCCCATAGATGACTGGATTGAGCACAGGAGGCACCAGCACATAGAGGTTTGCCAGAAAGATGTGCACATTCTTGGGGACTCGGTGCTGCCCAAAGCGGTgggtgaggaaggagaagaaggcaggAATGTAAAAGACCAGGATGACCCCGAGGTGGGAGCCACAGGTACTCAGAGCCTTGTGCCTGGCATCTTGAGACGGCAGGCGGAAGACCGCACGGAGGATAAAGCCATAGGAAATGGCAATGAGGATGCAATCCAGACCCACGGCCAGCAGAGCCACAGTCAGCCCATAGACAATATTGACCGTGATGTTGGCACAGGCCAGGCGTGCGATGCCCATGTGTTCACAGTATGTGTGTGTCATGACATGGTGACCACAGTAAGGCAGTCGCCGCAGCAAGAAGATGAATGGGGAGACAACAGCTATACTCCGGAGTATGCCAGCAAGGCCAATTCTGCCTATGACAGTATGGTTGAGAATGGCTGTATATCTCAGTGGGTTGCAGATAGCCACATAGCGATCAAAGGCCATGGCAAGAAGAACCGAGGACTCCAGGGCATAGATAGAATGGACACAAAACATCTGTGCCAGGCATCCAGCAAAGGAAATCTCACcagcatggaaccacaaaatggCCAGCATTTTGGGCACAGTGGTGGAGCTGAGAGCCAGGTCAGTGAGTGAGAGAAGGCACAGGAAAAGGTACATGGGAGCGTGAAGAGCCCTGTCTGTCACAATGACCAGGATGAGGGCAGCATTCCCAGCCAGAGCTACCAGATACATGGCACAGAAGGGGATGGCAATCCAGACGTGGGCCCACTCCAGCCCTGGGATCCCCGTCAGGAACAGAGTGGCTGGGAGGCTGTCATCACTGAGGTTGGAAGCTGACATTCTGCA is a window from the Ailuropoda melanoleuca isolate Jingjing unplaced genomic scaffold, ASM200744v2 unplaced-scaffold11018, whole genome shotgun sequence genome containing:
- the LOC117797674 gene encoding olfactory receptor 52D1-like, translated to MSASNLSDDSLPATLFLTGIPGLEWAHVWIAIPFCAMYLVALAGNAALILVIVTDRALHAPMYLFLCLLSLTDLALSSTTVPKMLAILWFHAGEISFAGCLAQMFCVHSIYALESSVLLAMAFDRYVAICNPLRYTAILNHTVIGRIGLAGILRSIAVVSPFIFLLRRLPYCGHHVMTHTYCEHMGIARLACANITVNIVYGLTVALLAVGLDCILIAISYGFILRAVFRLPSQDARHKALSTCGSHLGVILVFYIPAFFSFLTHRFGQHRVPKNVHIFLANLYVLVPPVLNPVIYGARTKEIRSRLLRLLHLRKGSV